Sequence from the Castanea sativa cultivar Marrone di Chiusa Pesio chromosome 12, ASM4071231v1 genome:
GATGGACACATCATCTGTAAAATGTCTTATCAACAGCATTTCTCGATTCATTCTTCTAGTATCATGCCAGACAATGAAAGCAATGCCTATTCAGAAGGATTACAGAGATCTAGTTGGTGCATTAAAGCTTTTGAAAGCAGTGCTTGATGAAGTTGTTGATTACAAAATTCCTTCAGATGAAATTCTCTGTaaagagtgtgaagaattggaTACGGCTATCAATGAGACTAGGGAGTTTGTGGAAAATTGGTCTCCAAAAATGAGCAAACTATGCAGTGTAAGTAACATCTTATTGACTTATTTTCCCAGTGGATCAATTTTTATCATCCCTTGCCTCCCTAAAAACGAATCTTGTAACGGAAGAATTACTTTTGTGTaccttatttattattattattttttggtgagGTTCATTTGGTGTTATTCAACAGCAATAGTATTATTAATATATCTAGTTCTTATTTGTGAAACTTTATTTCTGGCACATGTTTAATGAATGTCATCTAGTAATTTCCTTAAATTACATGATCATTTCTTTGAATTAGGAGAAATCATAGGGAACAGAAGAAAAGTTGAATCTTACAATGGCAGTTGCATTAGACTGCAAAGTGCAAACTTATTTCCTTCCTTTTGCTTCTGGAAATCAAGTGGAGAACATAAAGTATTTTGTCTTTTGGGAGTTCTGCATGTggtttttagggaaaaaaagggttggggggggggggcgcgGGGGGTGTGGCAACTTTCTATATGTGcttgttttaattattatttgttatgttATATCTCCAGGTTCGGTGGAGTGAGCCATTGCTGATGAAAATTCGGAGCTCATCAATTGAGATTTGTCACATATTGTGTAGATTATTACAGTCATCTTCATCTACTATAAGTTTAAGTAATGTGCAGGTATAACATTCACTGCATATTTGTTTTCTATGTGAATTCAGTTTTACTGGTGACAAACTTTCTCTTGCGTATTCAGTTTTACAGGCTTTAAATAGCTATCACTCTACTAGTTGTCTGGTCATTTAAGGCAATTGTCAGACTGATTCCTGGTATTCTTTCAGGATTGTATGCAGGAGCTTCAATGTTTGAAGCAGGAAAGAGTAATGGAATATATAGAAGAGGCTATTATAAATCAAAGAGATAATATTGTTCCCTCCACCAAACATCTCCTGAAGATtattgaatttcttaatttgacACCAAACCAGGAACTTCTGAAAGAAAGTATTTCTgtggaaaaagagagaataaatgCCCAAGTCAATAAAGCAAGAGGGGAACTAGATCAAATCTACCAAATTGTGAATCTTGTCTCCCACATTCGTAATTGCATGGTGAAAATTCAGCGCTTTGAAACAAGAAGTGGTGTCCCAATCCCTTCATACTTCCGCTGCCCTCTATCGTCGGAACTTATGTTGGATCCTGTGATCGTGGCTTCTGGTCAAACCTACGAGAGGTCTTCCATCCAAAAGTGGCTTGATCATGGACTGACTATTTGCCCAAAGACCCGtcaaacactcacacacacaaatctCATTCCCAATTATACTGTAAAAGCCATGATATCAAATTGGTGTGAAGAAAACAATATAAAACCTTACAACAACTCTGAGCGCACTGAGTTTGTTTCAGTGCCATCCCTATCAGATCATGTATCTCCTCAAGATTTAATCCGCACAGATAGTTCCCCTTTTTCTTTACACAATAGCAATTCGATGTCAAGATCATCTCATGAAGTTGGAAATGGAtttgaaaagcaaaaaaatgatGCCTCTTCTAGATTAAATGGGAAAAATTCCAGTGGATTCCAAAGCCGGGAGGCAGAAAAGTTTTACCATCCATCCCCTGAACAATCATACATCCATAGCAGGAGTGAATCAGCATCAAGTGCCATTTCCAGTGTTGATTATATGCCACCAGTGTCAGATGAGGTGCCAAGAATATCGAGCAAGCGTGAAAACGTGAATGAGCTGACTGGTGAGATCACAACTGAATGTCTTGATACTTCTCCTCAATGTAAAGAACCAGGATTTACCTCTTGGTTACCTGGAAAGAAATTTGACAACTTGAAAATAGAAGTTGAAGTAGCAGGTAACGTAAATCATAATTACTTAAGAGCAAACTCACTCCCATTTTCAGACTCAGGATCTGATGAGGTGACCTCAGCTTCCCATGTCAAGAAATTGATTGAAGACCTTAAGAGTCAGTCCAATGAAGTGCAATCTACAGCTGCAGAAGAATTGCGGCTTCTTGCAAAACACAACATGGAGAATCGTGTCATTATAGGCCAGTGTGGGGTTATTGCACCTTTGGTCTCACTTCTTTATTCAGAAATGAAGCAAACACAAGAGCATGCTGTGACAGCCcttttaaatttatcaattaatGAAAACAATAAG
This genomic interval carries:
- the LOC142619912 gene encoding U-box domain-containing protein 3 isoform X2, which codes for MDTSSVKCLINSISRFILLVSCQTMKAMPIQKDYRDLVGALKLLKAVLDEVVDYKIPSDEILCKECEELDTAINETREFVENWSPKMSKLCSVRWSEPLLMKIRSSSIEICHILCRLLQSSSSTISLSNVQDCMQELQCLKQERVMEYIEEAIINQRDNIVPSTKHLLKIIEFLNLTPNQELLKESISVEKERINAQVNKARGELDQIYQIVNLVSHIRNCMVKIQRFETRSGVPIPSYFRCPLSSELMLDPVIVASGQTYERSSIQKWLDHGLTICPKTRQTLTHTNLIPNYTVKAMISNWCEENNIKPYNNSERTEFVSVPSLSDHVSPQDLIRTDSSPFSLHNSNSMSRSSHEVGNGFEKQKNDASSRLNGKNSSGFQSREAEKFYHPSPEQSYIHSRSESASSAISSVDYMPPVSDEVPRISSKRENVNELTGEITTECLDTSPQCKEPGFTSWLPGKKFDNLKIEVEVAGNVNHNYLRANSLPFSDSGSDEVTSASHVKKLIEDLKSQSNEVQSTAAEELRLLAKHNMENRVIIGQCGVIAPLVSLLYSEMKQTQEHAVTALLNLSINENNKAMIAEAGAIEPLIHVLKTGNDGAKENSAATLFSLSVLEEYKVKIGRSGAVKALVDLLHSGTLRGKKDAATALFNLSIFHENKARIVQAGAVKYLVELMDPATGMVDKAVALLANLSTIGEGRLAIGREEGIPLLVEIVESGSQRGKENAASVLLQLCLHSSKYCTLVLQEGAVPPLVALSQSGTPRAKEKAQQLLSHFRNQREGATGKGKS
- the LOC142619912 gene encoding U-box domain-containing protein 3 isoform X1 codes for the protein MHQGQMDTSSVKCLINSISRFILLVSCQTMKAMPIQKDYRDLVGALKLLKAVLDEVVDYKIPSDEILCKECEELDTAINETREFVENWSPKMSKLCSVRWSEPLLMKIRSSSIEICHILCRLLQSSSSTISLSNVQDCMQELQCLKQERVMEYIEEAIINQRDNIVPSTKHLLKIIEFLNLTPNQELLKESISVEKERINAQVNKARGELDQIYQIVNLVSHIRNCMVKIQRFETRSGVPIPSYFRCPLSSELMLDPVIVASGQTYERSSIQKWLDHGLTICPKTRQTLTHTNLIPNYTVKAMISNWCEENNIKPYNNSERTEFVSVPSLSDHVSPQDLIRTDSSPFSLHNSNSMSRSSHEVGNGFEKQKNDASSRLNGKNSSGFQSREAEKFYHPSPEQSYIHSRSESASSAISSVDYMPPVSDEVPRISSKRENVNELTGEITTECLDTSPQCKEPGFTSWLPGKKFDNLKIEVEVAGNVNHNYLRANSLPFSDSGSDEVTSASHVKKLIEDLKSQSNEVQSTAAEELRLLAKHNMENRVIIGQCGVIAPLVSLLYSEMKQTQEHAVTALLNLSINENNKAMIAEAGAIEPLIHVLKTGNDGAKENSAATLFSLSVLEEYKVKIGRSGAVKALVDLLHSGTLRGKKDAATALFNLSIFHENKARIVQAGAVKYLVELMDPATGMVDKAVALLANLSTIGEGRLAIGREEGIPLLVEIVESGSQRGKENAASVLLQLCLHSSKYCTLVLQEGAVPPLVALSQSGTPRAKEKAQQLLSHFRNQREGATGKGKS